AAGTCCGGCGATCTCAGCAAGTTCTCGGCCGGTCACTCGCAAGTAGCGGAGTACGCCAACAAGCAGGCCAAAGGCTACACGCAGAACTATGTTGCCTCCGATAGTCCGGAAAAGACCCAACCGACAGTCATGACCGAAAGCGATGCAATGCGCGAGTTCTATCGCTACTCGGACTACCTGCCGAAGGATCTGAATCAGGAGGCGTTCAAGCAACTCGTCGAAGGCGACAGCGATATTCAAAAGTGCCCCCCACAAGTGATCGCTGCGGCACAGTATTTTCGAGAGCACCCCGATCAATGGAAGGCGCTGGCAGGAGACTCGGGCTCGATGAGTACCCCGGACTTCCTGCAAAAATCTGCTTCGCAGATGCATCTGACAGCATCCGAACTGAAAACGCTGGACACGATCAGTGGTCATCAGGATGCGTTCTTCGGCGACGGCAAGGAGGTGACCCGCGACAAGCTCGACTCAATCGCCAAGGACGATAAAGCTGATCCTGCGGTTCGCGATGCCGCCAAGCAGCTATTGGCCGATCCGCTATTGTTCGGGTTGTTGAATAATTCGATCACCGGCTACAAGAAGCCGCACAGCTTCTTTGGCGGTGGTCATGTCGTCGACTCGGGCAAGATCAGCAAGGAGGACTTCCAGCAGTTCTACGAGCATATGACGGCGGCCAACAAGACCGTTGAAAAATCGCCCACGCACGCGGCCACATCACCCGAACAGCAGAAGGCCTTCGCGGACATGGTGATGGGCAAAGCCGATCAACCGGACATCAAGAAGAAGAAGAAGGATATCGGCACCCTCGGCAAGGGATTGCATGAGTTCCTGAAATGGGACAGCAAGATCCTGGATTGGGCCTCGGTCGGACTGAGTGCACTGAACGGCATTCCCGTCATCGGCGAATTTGCCGATGCAGCAGCGGTGGCACTGGAGGGCGAAGCGCAGGCTGCACAGGTGCTCGATACGGCACTGCAGGGCGGCGACATGGGGCTTGCGTGGAAACTCGCCGGCATCAACATGGCTGGAGCGGTCGTTGGTGCAGTCGGTGGGCCGGGCGCCAGGATCGCAGCCAAAGGGGCTGCCAAGGGAGCCGCGGAGAGTGCGGCCAAGGCAGCGAGCGAGAGTGCGACCAAAGGCGCCGCTGAGGGAGCGGGAAAGGTCACGACCGAAGGAGCAACGAAGGGCGCTACCGAAGGAGCAACGAAGGGTGCTACCGAAGGAGCAACGAAGGGTGCTACCGAAGGGGCAACGAAGGGCGCTACCGAAGGAGCAACGAAGGGTGCTACCGAAGGAGCAACGAAGGGTGCTACCGAAGGGGCAACGAAGGGTGCTACCGAAGGGGCAACGAAGGGCGCTACCGAAGGAGCAACGAAGGGTGCTACCGAAGGAGCAACGGAGGGTGCTACCGAAGGAGCAACCAAAGGAGCAACCAAAGGCGCAACCAGGAAAGAGAAAATCGCCGCCTTGGCGAAAAATCATGTCGTAGGCGGAACCATCGGTATATACACCGACCTGCTGAAGGTTCCTGTGATGGCGGGCCTACATTACGAAGAAGTGCAATTGGACAAGGAGAGAGACCATGGCGACATCCGCGAAAATCTGGAAGACGCGGGCGGATTGCCGCTAGGCAAGCAGACCATCCCCGGGTCCATTGCAGACAACTTCGAGGCGGACACGAAGGAGAACCTCAGGAATTTGAGGGGTGGCCGGCTCAGGTAACGGCGGCGCCTGGCTTGAGCGTCTACTGTGAGGGGAGCAGAGGGCGATTGCCAGGATTGCCCTCTGCGTTGGC
The window above is part of the Xanthomonas campestris pv. badrii genome. Proteins encoded here:
- a CDS encoding HrpF/NolX family T3SS translocon protein; the protein is MSLNTLSTGSSAGLTLPLTDEPSSLESPGSDSGMTDSDFLVGMDNLFLQQIYRMIGAAYGNVPGDDPTVDTPGTPAPSADDIQASQPIEKRTSWPTPSTGFDAKDVKGSTLPPAVDGSSVTWDGGTLTASELQIVSTLNQHKDKMPLEFSKLDDKINDPSTPPDLKSALQGLQKDPRLFFAIGSQGDGKCGGKIKAQDLWDFADHHQQVTDLGGKNAEFNPKNIKGDTPPPQAEGSTVTWDGGTLTKSQLEIVSTLNQHRDMTPIEFAKLDEKINDPATPPDMKKALQGLQHDPGLFFAIASQGHGKHHQDDQGKCNGTLIADNLYDFADRHPQVTAMGGKNATYNPEKMQGSDLPPPVDGSSVTWDGGTLTQNELEIVTTLDRHKDKLPLAWTDLDAKINDPATPPDLKKALTELQKDPRLFFAIGSQGDGKCGGKIKSGDLSKFSAGHSQVAEYANKQAKGYTQNYVASDSPEKTQPTVMTESDAMREFYRYSDYLPKDLNQEAFKQLVEGDSDIQKCPPQVIAAAQYFREHPDQWKALAGDSGSMSTPDFLQKSASQMHLTASELKTLDTISGHQDAFFGDGKEVTRDKLDSIAKDDKADPAVRDAAKQLLADPLLFGLLNNSITGYKKPHSFFGGGHVVDSGKISKEDFQQFYEHMTAANKTVEKSPTHAATSPEQQKAFADMVMGKADQPDIKKKKKDIGTLGKGLHEFLKWDSKILDWASVGLSALNGIPVIGEFADAAAVALEGEAQAAQVLDTALQGGDMGLAWKLAGINMAGAVVGAVGGPGARIAAKGAAKGAAESAAKAASESATKGAAEGAGKVTTEGATKGATEGATKGATEGATKGATEGATKGATEGATKGATEGATKGATEGATKGATEGATKGATEGATKGATEGATEGATEGATKGATKGATRKEKIAALAKNHVVGGTIGIYTDLLKVPVMAGLHYEEVQLDKERDHGDIRENLEDAGGLPLGKQTIPGSIADNFEADTKENLRNLRGGRLR